One window from the genome of Bradyrhizobium xenonodulans encodes:
- a CDS encoding MFS transporter gives MAGESQIPTQAAVKRRFAVSLALFYSAIFAVAGTHLPFFPVWLKAIGIDAAWIGLINALPAITRFTTLPQITAFAEKRHAIRAAMMVLVLATAIGFAAVGLQQQPLALFLIYALTCMMWTPTTPLTDAYALRGVARYGLDYGPLRLWGSAAFAAGSLACGLLVDHIAARDLIWIIVAWAVVAVAASLLLQPLDDVRRKAIDTHAGKALLRDGGFWAVIASAALIQGSHVAYYTFSAINWQLHGISGLTIAGLWTLGVIAEIVVFALSPRFSLQPSTMIAIGGVSAVVRWIVTANEPPLALLAVVQLGHGLTFGMTIVGTMNLLVQRVPPHQLARGQGYYAACNGLLGATTSIASGAIYARIGDSLYYVMAVMAAVGALVIWSARHRLIAQPQSDEAGG, from the coding sequence ATGGCAGGCGAATCACAAATCCCCACGCAAGCCGCCGTGAAGCGGCGATTCGCCGTGAGCCTCGCCCTGTTCTACTCGGCGATCTTCGCGGTCGCGGGCACGCATCTGCCGTTCTTTCCGGTCTGGCTGAAGGCGATCGGCATCGATGCGGCCTGGATCGGCCTCATCAACGCGCTGCCGGCGATCACGCGCTTCACCACGCTGCCGCAGATCACGGCCTTTGCCGAAAAGCGACACGCCATTCGCGCTGCCATGATGGTGCTGGTGCTGGCGACGGCGATCGGCTTTGCGGCGGTCGGCCTGCAGCAGCAGCCGCTGGCGCTGTTCCTGATCTATGCGCTGACCTGCATGATGTGGACGCCGACGACCCCGCTGACCGATGCCTATGCGCTGCGCGGCGTCGCGCGCTACGGGCTCGACTACGGCCCCTTGCGGCTGTGGGGCTCGGCGGCCTTCGCCGCCGGCTCGCTCGCCTGCGGCTTGCTGGTCGATCACATCGCGGCGCGCGATCTGATCTGGATCATCGTCGCGTGGGCCGTCGTTGCGGTCGCGGCCAGCCTGCTGCTCCAGCCGCTCGACGATGTCAGGCGAAAGGCGATTGATACGCATGCCGGCAAGGCCTTGCTGCGCGATGGCGGCTTCTGGGCCGTGATCGCCTCGGCCGCGCTGATCCAGGGCAGCCACGTCGCCTACTACACGTTCTCGGCGATCAACTGGCAGCTCCACGGGATCAGTGGGCTGACGATCGCGGGGCTGTGGACGCTGGGTGTGATTGCCGAGATCGTCGTGTTCGCGCTCTCTCCGCGCTTCTCGCTGCAGCCGTCCACGATGATCGCGATTGGTGGGGTGAGCGCCGTGGTGCGCTGGATCGTCACCGCCAACGAGCCGCCGCTCGCGCTGCTCGCGGTCGTGCAGCTCGGTCACGGCCTCACCTTCGGCATGACCATCGTCGGCACCATGAATCTCCTGGTGCAGCGCGTGCCGCCGCATCAACTCGCGCGCGGGCAGGGCTATTATGCCGCCTGCAACGGGCTGCTGGGCGCGACGACCTCGATCGCGTCAGGCGCGATCTATGCCCGCATCGGCGACAGCCTGTATTACGTCATGGCCGTGATGGCCGCAGTCGGCGCGCTCGTGATCTGGTCGGCGCGGCACCGGCTGATCGCTCAGCCCCAGAGCGACGAAGCGGGCGGGTAG